CTCGGCGACACAGAAGCGCGAGTCCACGAAGTCGCGGGCGAAACGGCGCACCGGGCCCTTGTCGCGGGCGGGGAGATAACGCTCGTCCCCGCTGGCGAGTGCCTGGCGCTGGCGCTCCATCGCGGCACGGCGCTCGTCACGCTGCCGCTTGACCCCCTCCTTGCGTGTCTTGGGCGTACTGGCCACGCTGCGGCGCTGGGACTGGGCCTCGCTCCGCTTGGGAGTGGGCCTGCCCTTCGGGGCCTGCGGGTCACGGGTCTGCTTGGAGTCGGTCACGGCCGCCTTGTCGGCGGGGGCCTTCTCTTCCTTGGCGCGGCTACGGAACACAAAACCCAAGGGTAAGGGGTCTCGGGGCATGGACCCCAGCCGAGTGGGGAACGATCCGGCAACACCGGTCGTCTTCAGGAGACAGACAGTAGGGGGTCACCTACTCCCTACGCCGGAGTGGGACAGATCGCAGTCGTCCTTGGGGATGAGCGCATCGGGCCCGGAACAGTGCGGTAATGGAGGCAGGGCCCGTACTGTTGGTCCTGTTGCAGGTGCTGGAGCTGGAGTCCGTCAGAAGGGGGCGCGCGAAGCCCATGAGCGGTGTCATGAAGCGTATGGGAATGATCTTCCGCGCGAAGGCGAACAAGGCCCTTGACCGGGCCGAGGACCCGCGCGAAACCCTCGACTACTCGTACCAGAAACAGCTGGAGCTGCTCCAGAAGGTGCGCCGCGGAGTCGCCGACGTGGCGACCAGCCGCAAGCGCCTGGAGTTGCAGCTCGCCCAGCTGAACAAGCAGTCCTCCACGCTGGAGGACCAGGGCCGCAAGGCGCTCGCGCTGGGCCGCGAGGACCTGGCCCGCGAGGCGCTCTCGCGCCGCGCCGCCCTCCAGCAGCAGGTGACGGACCTGGAGACACAGCACCAGACCCTCCAGGGCGAGGAGGAGAAGCTCACCCTCGGGGCGCAGCGCCTCCAGGCCAAGGTCGACGCCTTCCGCACCAAGAAGGAGACGATCAAGGCGACGTACACCGCCGCCCAGGCCCAGACCCGGATCGGCGAGGCGTTCACCGGCATCTCCGAGGAGATGGGCGACGTGGGCCTGGCGATCCAGCGGGCCGAGGACAAGACGGCACAGCTCCAGGCACGTGCCGGCGCGATCGACGAGCTGCTCGCCTCGGGCGCCCTCGACGACCCCACCGGCATGGCGAAGGACGACATCCAGGCCGAGCTGGACCGGCTCTCCGGCGGCACGGACGTGGAGCTGGAACTGCAGCGCATGAAGGCGGAGCTGGCCGGAGGCTCGTCCTCGGGGCAGCAGGCCATCGAGGGCGGCAGCGGCCAGCAGCAGTCCCAGTCCCAGCAGCCCAAGGACACTCCGCGTTTCGACAAGCAGTGAGCCACGCCTGAGGAGGGCGACATGATCGTACGGATCATGGGGGAGGGCCAGGTGAGGCTGGCGGACAGCCACCTCACCGAACTGAACAAGCTGGACGACGTGCTCCTGGCGGAAATGGAGCTCGGCGACGGCCCCGGCTTCCGCCGCACCCTTCATCTCCTCCTGGAGAAGGTCCGCGATCTCGGCGAGCCCCTGCCGGACGAGTCCCTTGACCCGTCGGACCTCATTCTCCCGTCGCCGGACGCGACGCTGGAGGAGGTCCGGGAGATGCTGGGCGACGACGGCCTGATCCCGGGATGAGGTCCCGCATTCCAGCACCGGACGGCAACTTCAGCCCGTCCGGCGATTGAGGACAAGGCCCGTTCAGGGCCGTAGCGGGGGCCTGGGGGCGCAACCCCCAGTAACGCCCAGGTGAGCTACTTTGACCAATGTGACCGCCCTCCAGCGAGCCCGAAGCCATCTGAAGGCGCATCCCCTCGCGCTGGACGTGGCCCTCGCCGCAGCCGTCCTCCTCTGCATGCTGGGCACCTCGTTCGTCGAACCGCACGGGAAGCACGGCGGCGACTGGACCGCCCGCACCCCCGACGCGCTCAGCCTCGTCCTCATGGTGCTCGGCGCCGCCGCCCTCACGCTGCGCCGCCGCGCGCCCATGAAGGTGCTCGCGTTCACCGGAGTCGCCTCCCTCGTCGAGTCGGTCACCGCCGACCCCCGTGCCCCCGTCGCGATGTCCGCGGTGATCGCCCTCTACACCGTCGCGTCGACCACCGACCGCCCCACCACCTGGCGCGTCGGTCTCCTCACGATGACCGTCCTCACCGGTGCCGCGATGCTGGCCGGCCCCCTGCCCTGGTACGCGCAGGAGAACCTCGGCATCTTCGCCTGGACCGGCATGGCCGCGACCGCGGGGGACGCCGTCCGCAGCCGCCGTGCCTTCATCGACGCCATGCGAGAACGCGCCGAGCGGGCGGAACGCACCCGTGAGGAGGAGGCCCGCCGACGCGTGGCCGAGGAACGACTGCGCATCGCCCGTGACCTGCACGACGTGGTCGCCCACCACATCGCCCTCGTCAACGTCCAGGCCGGAGTCGCCGCGCACATCATGGACAAACGCCCCGACCAGGCCAAGGAGGCCCTCGCCCATGTACGGGAGGCCAGCCGCTCGGCGCTGAACGAGCTGCGCGCGACCGTCGGACTGCTGCGTCAGTCAGGGGACCCGGAGGCGCCCACCGAGCCCGCGCCGGGTCTGCACCGGCTCGACGAGCTGGTCGGCACCTTCCACAGCGCCGGACTCCAGGTCGAGGTCGCCCGCGCCGACCAGGACACCACCCTCCCCGCAGCCATCGACCTGGCCGCCTACCGGGTGATCCAGGAAGCCCTGACGAACGTACAGAAGCACGCGGGACCCGAGGCGAAGGCCGAGGTCAGCGTCGTACGGGTGGGGTCGAACATCGAGATCACCGTGCTGGACAACGGGCCGGGCCGGGGCCAGGGCCAGGACGGCCCGGGGGAGGGCGGCGGACACGGGCTGCTCGGGATGCGGGAACGCGTCACCGCGGTCGGCGGCGGCTGCACCGCCGGTCCCCGATACGGAGGCGGCTTCCGGGTGCATGCGATCCTGCCGGTGAAGAGCAGGCCGCGTCCCGCGGACAGCGCCGCCACCCCCGTATGAGACGCGCACGACGATTTGTGAGGACCGCCCATGACGATCCGTGTCCTGCTCGCCGACGACCAGGCACTGCTGCGCAGCGCCTTCCGTGTGCTCGTGGACTCGGAGGCCGACATGGAGGTGGTCGGGGAGGCGTCCGACGGGGCGGAGGCGGTGCGGCTGGCGCGGGAGCAGCGCGCCGACGTCGTGCTGATGGACATCCGGATGCCGGGTACCGACGGGCTGGCCGCGACCCGGCTGATCAGCGCGGATCCGGGGCTCGCGCATGTGCGGGTCGTGATGCTGACGACGTTCGAGGTCGACGAGTACGTGGTGCAGTCGCTGCGGGCCGGCGCGTCCGGGTTCCTCGGCAAGGGGGCCGAGCCCGATGAGCTGCTGAACGCCATCCGGGTCGCCGCCGGGGGCGAGGCGCTGCTGTCGCCGGCCGCCACCAAGGGCCTGATCGCCCAGTTCCTCGCGCAGGGCGACGTGCTGGACGACAGCCGCGACCCGGCTCGTGCCGAGCGGCTGGACGCGCTGACCGGGCGGGAGCGCGAGGTACTCGTACAGGTCGCCGGAGGCCACTCGAACGACGAGATAGCGGAGCGTCTTGAGGTCAGCCCGCTGACGGTGAAGACCCACGTCAACCGGGCCATGGCCAAGCTGGGCGCCCGGGACAGGGCACAACTCGTCGTCATCGCCTACGAGTCGGGACTGGTACGCCCGAGGGTGGAGTGAGTTCCGCGGCGTGTACTGCGGGCGGAGTAGGGGCCGGGTGAGCGAACGGGACCTGGGGGCTACGAAACGGGGGTGTCCCATGGCTCAGGGTGTAGAGGCGGGCGCTCATCTGTGCGACGTTCCGCTCGCTGATCCAGCCGATGATCCTGCTGGTGTCGATCCCGTTCGCGGCAACGGGCGCGATCGGCCTGCTGGTGATCACGGGCACCCCGATGGGCGTCCCGGCGATGATCGGCATGCTGATGCTGATCGGCATCGTGGTGACGAACGCGATCGTCCTGATCGACCTGATCAACCAGTACCGCGGCCAGGGGTACGGGGTCGTGGAAGCGGTGGTGGAGGGCGGCCGTCACCGTCTCCGCCCGATCCTGATGACGGCCCTGGCGACCATCTTCGCCCTCCTCCCGATGGCACTGGGCGTGACGGGCGAGGGCGGCTTCATCGCGCAGCCGCTGGCGGTGGTCGTGATCGGTGGTCTGGTGACGTCAACCGCCCTGACCCTGCTGCTCGTTCCGACGCTGTACGCGGTGGTGGAGCTGCGGAAGGAACGCCGGACGGCGAAGAAGGCGGCGAAGCGGGAGTCGAAGCAGCAGCCGACGCCGGAGCAGGAACCGGCGCGGGTGTAGGTCACCCATACGGCTGAGGCCGTCGGACAACCGAAGGGTTGTCCGACGGCCTCAGCCGTGTCAGCAGACGGCGAACGGGCGGTCCGGCGGGCGCCGGGAAAGCCCAGTTACGGCAGCGCCAGCATCCGTTCGAGCGCCAGCTTCGCGAACGTCTCCGTCTCCCGGTCCACCGAGATCTGGTTGACCAGCTTGCCCTCGGCCAGGGACTCCAGGGTCCACACCAGGTGGGGGAGGTCGATGCGGTTCATCGTCGAGCAGAAGCAGACCGTCTTGTCGAGGAAGACGATCTCCTTGCCCTCGGGCGCGAAACGGTTCGCCAGTCGGCGTACCAGATTCAGCTCGGTCCCGATGGCCCACTTGGAGCCGGCCGGGGCCGCCTCCAGGGCCTTGATGATGTACTCGGTCGAGCCGACGTGGTCCGCCGCCTCCACCACCTCGTGCTTGCACTCCGGGTGGACCAGCACGTTGACGCCGGGGATGCGGGCCCGGACGTCGTTCACCGAGTCCAGCGAGAAACGGCCGTGCACCGAGCAGTGGCCGCGCCACAGGATCATCTTCGCGTCGCGCAGCTGCTCCGCCGTCAGGCCGCCGTTCGGCTTGTGCGGGTTGTAGAGGACGCAGTCGTCGAGCGACATGCCCATGTCCCGTACCGCCGTGTTGCGGCCCAGGTGCTGGTCCGGCAGGAACAGGACCTTCTCACCCTGCTCGAAGGCCCATTCGAGGGCGCGTTCGGCATTGGACGACGTGCAGATCGTGCCGCCGTGCTTGCCGGTGAACGCCTTGATGTCCGCCGAGGAGTTCATGTAGGAGACGGGCACGACCTGGTCGGCCACCCCGGCCTCCGTCAGGACGTCCCAGCACTCGGCCACCTGTTCGGCCGTCGCCATGTCCGCCATCGAGCAGCCGGCGGCCAGGTCGGGCAGGACCACCTTCTGGTCGTCGCCGGTCAGGATGTCCGCGGACTCCGCCATGAAGTGCACACCGCAGAACACGATGTACTCCGCCTCCGGACGCGCCGCGGCGTCCCGGGCCAGCTTGAAGGAGTCACCCGTGACGTCCGCGAACTGGATCACCTCGTCGCGCTGGTAGTGGTGGCCGAGGACGAAGACCTTCTCCCCGAGCTTCTCCTTGGCCGCGCGGGCACGTGCCACCAGGTCCGGGTCGGAGGGGGAGGGCAGGTCGCCGGGGCACTCCACGCCACGCTCGCTCCGCGGGTCGGCCTCGCGGCCGAGGAGCAGCAGGGCGAGGGGCGACGGCTGTACGTCGAGGTCCTGGGTCTGGGCGGTGGTCACGGCACGCACCCTTTCTGTTCTACCGTTCAAGCCTTTTCGTCTAATTGACGTTATCTATCGTAACCCCTTCACGTCACTTTGACGAGGTTCATAGCGTCGATGTGACATGAATCCCGGGGTCCGGCCGGAGCCCGACGGGAGCTCGTCCACAGGTCGCTGTTCGTGCTTCTGCGCGTGTGCGAGCATGGAGAGGAGAACGAAAAGTCAGACGGAAAAGTCAGGCGAAATTGCCGGACGGAAACAGCAGGCTCCCGGCCCGGAATGAATCCGCGGCCCCGCCGGTTGCACTCGTCGGCAGAAGTCTCCGTACAACCCGGGAGAGATGTAGATGTCCGTATCGGACGAGACCAGCACCGTCACCGACGGCATCATCCTGTCCGACGCCGCTGCGGCGAAGGTCAAGGCCCTGCTCGACCAGGAAGGCCGCGAGGACCTCGCCCTGCGTGTCGCTGTGCAGCCCGGCGGTTGCTCGGGTCTGCGCTACCAGCTGTTCTTCGACGAGCGTTCCCTCGACGGTGACGTTCTCAAGGACTTCGACGGCGTCAAGGTCGTCACCGACCGTATGAGCGCCCCCTACCTCGGCGGCGCCTCCATCGACTTCGTCGACACCATCGAGAAGCAGGGCTTCACGATCGACAACCCGAACGCGACGGGCTCCTGCGCCTGCGGCGACTCCTTCAGCTGAGCCGCAGGGCCATAAGGCTGATACGTGAAGGCGGCGCCCCCCTCCGACGGGGGCGCCGCCTTCACGCGTACCGGCGGGCCCGCGGGCTACCGCTTGGCGAAGTCGCCCTCGGGGATCGCCTGTCCGTCCGCCCCCACGACCTTCCGGTCGCCCAGCGGCTCGTCCAGCCGCACCGTCTCGTACGTCGCCTTGGCGAGCGCGATGCAGACCTTGCCCTTCTCGGTCGTCGAGGTCGCGGTCACCGTCACCCGCTCACCGTCGTTCCCGTCCTCCCGCGCCGACGCCGTGTACCTGCTGCACACCCCGCCCCAGAAGCCCACGGTCAGCTCCTTGCCGTCGGCGGAGACCGTGTAGCCCTCGATCCTCATCTCACGCGTCGTCGTCCCCGACGTCGGCTCGTCGCCGGGTGCGGTCGGCGTCGCCGTCGGTGACGGCTCCGCGCTCGTCCCGGAACCGGCCCCGGCCAGATACCGGGGGTCGATCGCCGGATACGTCACCGTGAAGCCCTCGGCGGCACCCTGCGCCCGTACCTCGAAGAGCCACGACGGCACCAGCGCCGGCCGCCCCGCCACGGAGTGCGAGGCGAGCCCGAACACCGCCTTGCCGACGGTGAGCGTCTCCTTCTGGCTGGTCGTCGCGGTACCGCACGGCGCCTCCAGGCGGTCCTTCAGCGGTACGGGGCTGGCGCACCCCCCGATGCCCATGCGGTGCCCGGGAGTCGCCACGGCGCCGGGCTCGTTGAGCAGGGCCAGCGTCGCCCTGGCGCCGAGCACCGGATACGTGTCGCTCTTCACCGGCGTCGACAACTGGCCGCTGCCGGCCACCACTTCGCCCTGTGCGCTGACCTGGAGGCCGGTCGTCCAGCCGTAGGTGGGCAGCCCGCCGACCACCGGGTCGGCGTTCACCACCCGCTGGGTGCCCATGATCCCGCTCGCGTCCAGCTTCGCGTCGTCCTGGCCGACCGCCTTCAGAACCGGCGCCACGGCCTTCTTCGCCACCGCCTCGCTCACCGGATCGACGGTCGTCCCCTCGGCGGAGGGGTTCTGCGCGCACACGGTCGTGCTCTTGCAGTTGTCGGAACCCCCGGCGAGGTAGCGGCTGAAGGACCAGGTCCCCGGCGCCTGCCTGGTCACCCGCAGGAAGGGCCCCGTCCCGTCCTTCGCCGTGCCGACCAGCCAGCTCTCGGCCTCCGTCACCGGCTTGCCCTCGACGCCGAGCGCCTGGGCCAGCCGGGTCACCTGGGCCGCCGTGATCGTTCCCTCGCCGTTCTTCGCCGTCGTGTACACCGGCGCCGAGGCGGGCCCGGCGGGCAGTGCGCCGTCCGCCCGGTAGGTCACCCCGTTCGGGTCGGGTTCACCGGGCGCGATGCCGTTCGTACCGCCCGTGTCACCCGTACCGCCCCCGGTGTAGCCGTCGAGGGCCAGCGGCGGGGGAGTGGTGCCGTCGCCGCCCGGCGCGGACGTGTCCGTACGGTCGTCGTCGCCCGAGCCGCCGGCCAGGCTGGTGGTGAGGTAAGCCCCACCACCCCCGACGAGCAGGACCGCGGCGGCGACCGAGGCGACGAGCACCGGGGACCGGCGCCGGGACGGGCGCTCCGCGTCGCTCTCCGCCGGCGCGGCCTCGGTGGTGCCGTCCGCTTCGGCCCCGGAGGCCTTGCCTTCGGCGTCGTCGGCGTCGTCGTGATCGGGTCGCTCGGTGTTCACCGCATCGCTCCTTCGGCTCCCAGCTGTCCCGGCTGTCCCGGCCGGCCGCCCCTGTCACCGACAGGCACCGGCAGGTCGTACACCGCGTCCTCTTTACGGGGGACAGCGATGGGACGCAGCGGGGGAGCGCACGGTTCCCGTCGAGCGCTGGTCGACGGGGTGCCGTCGGCCGCGACCCGTCCTGGCCGGACCCTAGTCGCCGTACTCCGGCATGGCGTCCACCAGCCGCGCCGAGGCGGGCGGGACGGTCACCCCGTGGATACGGGACGGGGAGACGGGCAGGGCGATGATCCGGTCCGGGGCCGCCCAGTGCGGCGCCATCCGGGCGCAGTCGCCGCGCAGGGAGGCCAGATCCCCTTCGAGGTCGTACGGAGCGGCACCCGGTCCCGAGTGCAGTTGCTGGACCTGAAGGGCCTGTTGGACCTTGAAGTTCGTCATAACGGAACCGTATGCACCGGATACCCCGCGAGAAAGATCTACTATCGGGTAGTTTTGCCGCTTCAGCGAGTACGGGCCGACCGGGTAGCGTGAACTGTCAATCCCCCTCCCCTCGCAGGAGAGTGTCCCCGTCGTGCGTATCGCAGTCACCGGCTCCATCGCCACCGACCACCTCATGACCTTCCCCGGCCGTTTCGCCGACCAACTCGTCGCGGACCAGTTGCACACGGTCTCGCTCTCGTTCCTGGTCGACAACCTCGACGTACGCCGGGGTGGCGTGGGCGCGAACATCGCCTTCGGCATGGGCCAGCTCGGCACCAGGCCGATCCTGGTCGGGGCCGCCGGTGCCGACTTCGACGACTACCGCGCCTGGCTGGACCGCCACGGCGTGGACACCGAGTCGGTGCACATCTCCGAGACGCTGCACACCGCGCGTTTCGTGTGCACCAACGACGCCGACCACAACCAGATCGGCTCCTTCTACACCGGCGCCATGAGCGAGGCCCGGCTGATCGAGCTGAAGACCGTCGCCGACCGCGTCGGCGGCCTCGACCTGGTCTCGATCGGCGCGGACGACCCCGAGGCGATGCTCCGCCACACCGAGGAGTGCCGCACCCGGTCCATCCCGTTCGCCGCCGACTTCTCCCAGCAGATCGCCCGCATGGACGGCGACGACATCAAGATCCTGCTGGAGGGCGCCGCCTACCTCTTCTCGAACGAGTACGAGAAGGGCCTCATCGAGTCGAAGACCGGCTGGTCCGACGCCGAGATCCTCGCCAGGGTCGGCACCCGGGTGACCACCCTCGGCGCCCAGGGCGTACGCATCGAGCGCGTCGGCGAGGAGCCGATCGAGGTCGGCTGCCCGGAGGAGGAGGCCAAGGTCGAGCCCACGGGCGTCGGCGACGCGTTCCGCGCGGGCTTCCTCTCCGGCCTGGTGTGGGGCGTCTCCCTGGAGCGGGCCGCACAGGTCGGCTGCATGCTGGCGACTCTCGTCATCGAGACGGTGGGCACGCAGGAGTACCAGCTGCGGCGGGCCCACTTCATGGAGCGCTTCGCCAAGGCGTACGGAGACGAGGCCGCGGCGGAGGTCCAGGGGCATCTGGGCTGATTCGTCGTCCGCGGGCGCGCGGGGGCCGGGGGCGCGGGTCCCCGCGCCCCCGAGGCAGGTGGGTCAGCTCAACCGGCGGACCAGATATGCCGTTCCCTTCTCCGCCTGCTCCTCGCCCACGTACTCCTGGTCCCGCATCTCGCACCACGCCGGGATGTCCAGGCGGGCCGCCTCGTCGTCCGAGAGGACACGGATCGTGGCGCCCACCTGGACATCGCCGATGACCTTCGCCAGTTCGATCACCGGGATCGGGCACCGCTTGCCGAGCGCGTTCACGACGAGCGCGTCCTTCTCCCGGAGCGTCACCGGAAGCGGCGCGCCCAGCTTCTCCCGTACGGCCGTCACCGCGCCCGGCAGGACGGACAGGAACCGGTCGACCTCCTCGGCCGGGGTCCCGGCCGGCAACGACACCCGTACGTTTCCCTCACTCAGGACGCCCATCGCCCGAAGCACATGGCTCGGCGTCAACGTGCTGCTCGTACAGGACGAGCCGGAGGAGACGGAGAAACCGGCGCGGTCCAGCTCGTGCAGCAGTGTCTCCCCGTCGGCGTAGAGACACGAGAAGGTGACGACGCCGGGCAGCCGCCGGACCGGATCGCCGACCACCTCCACGTCCGTCACCAGCTGCGGCACCCGCGCCCGGATCCGCTCCGTCAGCTCCCGCAGCCGCACCGCCTCCTGGGCCGCCTCGGCCCGTACCGCGCGCAACGAGGCCGCCGCCGCGACGATCGCCGGAAGGTTCTCGAACCCGGCCGACCGCCCCGACTCCCGCTCGTCCACGGGCCCTTGGACCGCGAACCGCACCCCCTTGCGCACGGCAAGCAGGCCGACCCCCGAAGGCCCACCCCACTTGTGGGCACTCGCCGCCAGCAAGGACCAGGGCCCCGCGACCGCCGCCCACCCCAGCGACTGCGCCGCGTCCACCAGCAGCGGCACCCCGGCCGCCCGGCACGCCTCGGCCACCTCCGCCACCGGCTGCTCGGTCCCCACCTCGTGGTTGGCCGACTGGAGACACGCCAGCGCCGTGTCGGCCCGTACGGCGGCCTCGTACGCCTCGACGGCCACGGCACCGTGGCGGTCCACCGCGACCGTCGTCACCTCGCCGCCCGCCGCCTCCCAGTCCTCCGCCGAATGGAGCACCGAAGAGTGTTCGACCGCGGACACGATCAGGTGACGTCCGACGCGACGCCGGCCCGCGAGAGCGCCCGCGATACCCGTGTGCACGGCCCGCGTACCGGATGAGGTGAAGGTCAGCTCATCAGGACGGCACCCCACGGCCTCGGCGGCGGCCTCCCGGGCGGCGTCCAGCAGCATCCGGGCCCGCCGCCCCTCCCTGTACAGACGCGCGGGATCCGCCCACCCCTCGTCGAGGGACGCCAACAGGGCCTGCCGGGCAACGGGATGAAGGGGAGCGGAGGACGCGGCATCGAAGTAGGACACACCCCAACGCTAAGTCCTCGACAAGGGGTACGAGGTCCCACCCGAGGGGCACGGGGAACTGCGCGATCAACCACAGCGCACCCGCACCCGCCAACCGACAGAACCCCCCACCCCAGCAGGCGCCCGACTCCCCATCAGACCCCTTCGGGGTGACCCCCGGCGCGTTGGGGACCCTCCCCGCGCGACCCCAAATTGCGTCCAGTAGGGTTTGGTCCGCATAAACATCCAAACCCCTGCCCGACGCAGGGCGGCGACCGACCCCGAGAAGGCAGGCCGCAGCCGATCCGCGCGGGCGAGACTCTCGGGAAGGCGCTACGTGAGTCCCAACGGCTCCGACCTCCCCCACGCCCTGGGGGGCGCGGGCGGTACCCCCACGCCGCGGCGCCCGTTGCGGCGGAAGCTGCTGCAGGCATTGACTGCGGGCCTGGTCCTGGCGACCGCGACCGGTTGCACATACAAGGACTTCCCCCGCCTTGGTATGCCCACCCCCACCACGGAAGAGGCTCCCCGGATCCTCTCGCTGTGGCAGGGATCCTGGGCAGCCGCGCTCGCCACCGGCGTGCTGGTCTGGGGCCTGATCCTGTGGAGCGCCATGTTCCACCGGCGCAGCCGCACCAAGGTCGAAGTACCTCCGCAGACCCGGTACAACATGCCCATCGAGGCGCTGTACACCGTGGTTCCGCTGATCATCGTCTCGGTGCTCTTCTACTTCACGGCACGTGACGAGTCGAAGCTCCTCGACACCTCCAAGAAGCCCGACCTGACGGTCAACGTCGTGGGCTTCCAGTGGAGCTGGGGCTTCAACTACATCGAGAACGTCGAGGGTTCCACCGGCGACGCGAACACCGACGAGAACCTGGCCGCCATTCCGGACCGGTTCAAGAAGGACTTCCCGGCCAACGCCGGCGGTGTCTACGACGTCGGCACTCCCGGTGTGAAGAACCCGCAGACCGGCAACCCCGGCCCGACCCTCTGGCTGCCCAAGGGCAAGACGGTCCGCTTCGTCCTCACCTCGCGTGACGTCATCCACTCCTTCTGGGTGGTGCCGTTCCTGATGAAGCAGGACGTCATCCCGGGCCACACCAACGCCTTCCAGGTGACCCCCAACAAGGAGGGCACCTTCCTCGGCAAGTGTGCGGAGCTTTGCGGCGTCGACCACTCCCGGATGCTGTTCAACGTGAAGGTCGTCTCCCCCGAGCGCTACGAGCAGCACCTCAAGGACCTCGCGAAGAAGGGGCAGACCGGTTACATTCCCGCCGGCATCGCGCAGACGAGCCACGAGAAGAACCGGGAGACGACAAACCTGTGAGCATCCTCAACGAACCCCAGGGTGCCGCCGCAGCTGAGGACTCGTACGAGAACGAGCTGCCG
The DNA window shown above is from Streptomyces sp. NBC_01451 and carries:
- a CDS encoding DUF3043 domain-containing protein, with the translated sequence MPRDPLPLGFVFRSRAKEEKAPADKAAVTDSKQTRDPQAPKGRPTPKRSEAQSQRRSVASTPKTRKEGVKRQRDERRAAMERQRQALASGDERYLPARDKGPVRRFARDFVDSRFCVAEFFLPMAVVILVLSMVRVGALQSIALLLWLFVIVLIIVDSVFIALRLKKQLAARHPNERTKGAVAYALMRSLQMRRLRLPKPQVKRGERP
- a CDS encoding PspA/IM30 family protein, whose translation is MSGVMKRMGMIFRAKANKALDRAEDPRETLDYSYQKQLELLQKVRRGVADVATSRKRLELQLAQLNKQSSTLEDQGRKALALGREDLAREALSRRAALQQQVTDLETQHQTLQGEEEKLTLGAQRLQAKVDAFRTKKETIKATYTAAQAQTRIGEAFTGISEEMGDVGLAIQRAEDKTAQLQARAGAIDELLASGALDDPTGMAKDDIQAELDRLSGGTDVELELQRMKAELAGGSSSGQQAIEGGSGQQQSQSQQPKDTPRFDKQ
- the pspAA gene encoding PspA-associated protein PspAA, giving the protein MIVRIMGEGQVRLADSHLTELNKLDDVLLAEMELGDGPGFRRTLHLLLEKVRDLGEPLPDESLDPSDLILPSPDATLEEVREMLGDDGLIPG
- a CDS encoding sensor histidine kinase, which codes for MTALQRARSHLKAHPLALDVALAAAVLLCMLGTSFVEPHGKHGGDWTARTPDALSLVLMVLGAAALTLRRRAPMKVLAFTGVASLVESVTADPRAPVAMSAVIALYTVASTTDRPTTWRVGLLTMTVLTGAAMLAGPLPWYAQENLGIFAWTGMAATAGDAVRSRRAFIDAMRERAERAERTREEEARRRVAEERLRIARDLHDVVAHHIALVNVQAGVAAHIMDKRPDQAKEALAHVREASRSALNELRATVGLLRQSGDPEAPTEPAPGLHRLDELVGTFHSAGLQVEVARADQDTTLPAAIDLAAYRVIQEALTNVQKHAGPEAKAEVSVVRVGSNIEITVLDNGPGRGQGQDGPGEGGGHGLLGMRERVTAVGGGCTAGPRYGGGFRVHAILPVKSRPRPADSAATPV
- a CDS encoding response regulator, whose amino-acid sequence is MTIRVLLADDQALLRSAFRVLVDSEADMEVVGEASDGAEAVRLAREQRADVVLMDIRMPGTDGLAATRLISADPGLAHVRVVMLTTFEVDEYVVQSLRAGASGFLGKGAEPDELLNAIRVAAGGEALLSPAATKGLIAQFLAQGDVLDDSRDPARAERLDALTGREREVLVQVAGGHSNDEIAERLEVSPLTVKTHVNRAMAKLGARDRAQLVVIAYESGLVRPRVE
- the nadA gene encoding quinolinate synthase NadA, whose protein sequence is MTTAQTQDLDVQPSPLALLLLGREADPRSERGVECPGDLPSPSDPDLVARARAAKEKLGEKVFVLGHHYQRDEVIQFADVTGDSFKLARDAAARPEAEYIVFCGVHFMAESADILTGDDQKVVLPDLAAGCSMADMATAEQVAECWDVLTEAGVADQVVPVSYMNSSADIKAFTGKHGGTICTSSNAERALEWAFEQGEKVLFLPDQHLGRNTAVRDMGMSLDDCVLYNPHKPNGGLTAEQLRDAKMILWRGHCSVHGRFSLDSVNDVRARIPGVNVLVHPECKHEVVEAADHVGSTEYIIKALEAAPAGSKWAIGTELNLVRRLANRFAPEGKEIVFLDKTVCFCSTMNRIDLPHLVWTLESLAEGKLVNQISVDRETETFAKLALERMLALP
- a CDS encoding iron-sulfur cluster assembly accessory protein, encoding MSVSDETSTVTDGIILSDAAAAKVKALLDQEGREDLALRVAVQPGGCSGLRYQLFFDERSLDGDVLKDFDGVKVVTDRMSAPYLGGASIDFVDTIEKQGFTIDNPNATGSCACGDSFS
- a CDS encoding carbohydrate kinase family protein; the protein is MRIAVTGSIATDHLMTFPGRFADQLVADQLHTVSLSFLVDNLDVRRGGVGANIAFGMGQLGTRPILVGAAGADFDDYRAWLDRHGVDTESVHISETLHTARFVCTNDADHNQIGSFYTGAMSEARLIELKTVADRVGGLDLVSIGADDPEAMLRHTEECRTRSIPFAADFSQQIARMDGDDIKILLEGAAYLFSNEYEKGLIESKTGWSDAEILARVGTRVTTLGAQGVRIERVGEEPIEVGCPEEEAKVEPTGVGDAFRAGFLSGLVWGVSLERAAQVGCMLATLVIETVGTQEYQLRRAHFMERFAKAYGDEAAAEVQGHLG
- a CDS encoding cysteine desulfurase/sulfurtransferase TusA family protein, whose amino-acid sequence is MSYFDAASSAPLHPVARQALLASLDEGWADPARLYREGRRARMLLDAAREAAAEAVGCRPDELTFTSSGTRAVHTGIAGALAGRRRVGRHLIVSAVEHSSVLHSAEDWEAAGGEVTTVAVDRHGAVAVEAYEAAVRADTALACLQSANHEVGTEQPVAEVAEACRAAGVPLLVDAAQSLGWAAVAGPWSLLAASAHKWGGPSGVGLLAVRKGVRFAVQGPVDERESGRSAGFENLPAIVAAAASLRAVRAEAAQEAVRLRELTERIRARVPQLVTDVEVVGDPVRRLPGVVTFSCLYADGETLLHELDRAGFSVSSGSSCTSSTLTPSHVLRAMGVLSEGNVRVSLPAGTPAEEVDRFLSVLPGAVTAVREKLGAPLPVTLREKDALVVNALGKRCPIPVIELAKVIGDVQVGATIRVLSDDEAARLDIPAWCEMRDQEYVGEEQAEKGTAYLVRRLS
- the ctaC gene encoding aa3-type cytochrome oxidase subunit II → MSPNGSDLPHALGGAGGTPTPRRPLRRKLLQALTAGLVLATATGCTYKDFPRLGMPTPTTEEAPRILSLWQGSWAAALATGVLVWGLILWSAMFHRRSRTKVEVPPQTRYNMPIEALYTVVPLIIVSVLFYFTARDESKLLDTSKKPDLTVNVVGFQWSWGFNYIENVEGSTGDANTDENLAAIPDRFKKDFPANAGGVYDVGTPGVKNPQTGNPGPTLWLPKGKTVRFVLTSRDVIHSFWVVPFLMKQDVIPGHTNAFQVTPNKEGTFLGKCAELCGVDHSRMLFNVKVVSPERYEQHLKDLAKKGQTGYIPAGIAQTSHEKNRETTNL